In Desulfovibrio inopinatus DSM 10711, the following are encoded in one genomic region:
- a CDS encoding diguanylate cyclase domain-containing protein, translating to MDVLQGYQGCEQIYESATSLVFRGQRESDGKSVVLKFLKGVRPALGELSRYRNEYNLLRSLHIDTVVTAFSLVNVENSLLLEVEDFGGHSLKILAAQKPFSLREVLQIVFAVSDALCRLHEQHILHKDLNPSNIVYNPETGACKLIDFGLATRLSATNPSQNQSDTLEGTLAYISPEQTGRMNRQIDYRTDLYSLGVSMYELLTGTLPFEAAHPMEMVYAHIATEPKPVSTVNPAVPPVVSAIVARLMAKTAEKRYQTAAGLKADIENCIEQLRNEGQITSFPLGRSDTSNIFYLPQKLYGRGQEIDLLLSLFSDRVVQQGRMAFMLVSGYSGTGKTSLVKEIHKPITQSKGYFIAGKFDQHQRAIPYFALKQALTGLVDAWLSESRERLDAIADALRDALGQVGQVMVDLVPGLELILGPQPEVPVLSGMEAQNRFSYVCRNFFRSAAQPDRPLVLFIDDLQWADLASLNVLSTLLTDQHMSSLFLIGAYRDNEVPASHPLRLLLDSLAKQNIRPETIHVGNLQQTDVAELCADALHTEVSLTEELAHLIHAKTLGNPFFVAQFLKRIYAEELISFDLQSGQWRWEIEEIRCRNIPDDVVQLMMAKIETLSDDLQTLLKLAACIGNAFTLETLNMIYDAPEEQIQKLLMEAVGEGVILVHDVKRLRFSHDRIQQACYVLLQDAEVMHLRIGRLLLEKSDTTTNTSRLFEVVNHLDEALDFISDRQERNTLGALNLDAGRRAKDGTAYAAAIRYLQVARDLLPSDAWDGLYDLTFSIHCELALNLHFGGETDNLEHLFTTLLTHAASLEDTVKVHMIRMRHYHLSGDYNMAVEIQIDALETLGVRIRDKELPRLLEAELAAVSLLLGERRIEQLVDDRHMDSPRHQAIMDILMEMWTSAYLASQLELVAWASCKMTSISLEHGNNHLTSYGYMNYGFVCVALLGQYETGHRFGTVAIQLAERFDDMLMRGKAYLMFAVFINHWREPLSSSFEYYHKAFPLLVENGDWTFAGYCAEFVISDPMIFGFPCEELYTEAKRYIPFLQSNAPVVLDEFFLPACLNPLLQLLGQTQNDATLDDEAFQEAAFLRNYANNPLALSYFYVVKLRSLYWFGHFDDALAMIDSIEVVASVALAQVKVAEGYFFACLTIFACWEGQDEQERTRLLGIVEQYQDKMKVWAENSPANFKHKYLLVEAERARVEGRYWEAFTLYESAITEAQQSGYINNTALAHECCARYLLSRDQYRIAAYHMTEARYTYLKWGAIAKAKQIERDYGNLLLSSVPSSSTMRDMTSTLTTTLSTYETTGSPNSLDIISIVEASQSLASEIDLEQLLDTMMHIVTENAGANRAILLLPKRGDWHIQAETRSEWNRVEIVLDETSPRRSTVGFPLSLINYCARKQERVVLSSAAQQGAFSHDPYFVASRMKSAMALPLVHSGIVKSMLYLENSLTEDAFTQRHLNVLELLSSQIVISLENATFYKELGQMVEQRTAELVTVNEELQEANIRLEQLSQVDGLTNLSNRRFLDEFVDREWRRHARMGYDFSLILCDIDFFKRFNDTYGHIEGDRCLSAIAHALRSVMKRPGDLAARYGGEEFVVVLSETDMDGLEAIIQKIQDNVQTLAIPHEQSPVSPWVSLSLGAMHVVPTYEYSVQDAFYTVDRNLYAAKAQGRNCAVITERIVRCPTG from the coding sequence ATGGATGTGTTGCAAGGGTATCAAGGGTGCGAACAAATTTATGAAAGCGCGACATCGTTGGTTTTTCGGGGCCAACGAGAGAGTGATGGGAAATCCGTTGTTCTCAAATTTCTCAAGGGGGTGCGTCCCGCCTTGGGGGAATTGTCCCGCTATCGGAATGAATACAATTTGCTGCGTTCTCTTCATATCGACACAGTCGTTACAGCCTTTTCTCTCGTGAATGTTGAAAATAGTCTTCTGCTCGAAGTTGAAGATTTCGGTGGGCATTCACTCAAAATATTGGCTGCTCAAAAGCCGTTTTCACTTCGGGAGGTGTTGCAAATCGTTTTTGCTGTGAGCGATGCGCTTTGCCGGCTTCACGAACAACATATTCTGCATAAAGACCTCAACCCTTCCAATATTGTGTACAATCCAGAGACCGGCGCATGCAAATTGATTGATTTTGGTCTGGCAACGCGTCTGTCTGCAACGAATCCGAGTCAGAACCAGTCTGATACTCTTGAAGGGACACTCGCATATATTTCTCCTGAACAAACCGGTCGAATGAACCGACAAATCGATTATCGTACGGACCTCTATTCCCTGGGGGTGAGCATGTATGAACTGCTGACCGGGACGCTGCCCTTTGAGGCTGCCCACCCCATGGAAATGGTCTATGCGCATATTGCCACCGAGCCCAAGCCTGTTTCCACGGTGAATCCAGCCGTTCCACCCGTGGTCTCTGCCATTGTGGCAAGGCTCATGGCCAAGACGGCGGAAAAACGCTACCAGACTGCGGCGGGTCTCAAGGCAGACATAGAAAATTGCATAGAACAGCTCCGAAACGAAGGCCAGATAACGTCGTTTCCGCTTGGAAGGAGTGACACTTCCAATATTTTTTATCTGCCGCAAAAGCTCTATGGTCGAGGTCAAGAAATTGATTTATTATTGTCACTTTTCTCTGATCGCGTCGTCCAGCAGGGACGGATGGCTTTCATGCTTGTGTCTGGCTACTCAGGAACCGGCAAAACCTCGCTTGTTAAAGAAATTCATAAGCCCATCACACAAAGCAAGGGCTATTTCATCGCAGGAAAATTCGATCAACATCAACGGGCAATCCCGTACTTTGCATTGAAACAAGCGTTAACCGGGCTGGTCGATGCATGGCTTTCCGAAAGCCGGGAACGGCTCGATGCTATTGCCGATGCACTTCGTGATGCTTTGGGGCAGGTGGGGCAGGTCATGGTGGACCTTGTTCCAGGCCTGGAGCTTATCCTTGGGCCACAACCCGAAGTGCCCGTGTTGTCCGGTATGGAAGCCCAAAACCGTTTTAGCTATGTTTGCCGGAATTTTTTTCGTAGTGCAGCTCAGCCGGATCGACCATTGGTGCTGTTCATTGATGACCTACAATGGGCTGATCTCGCATCGCTCAATGTGTTGTCGACATTGTTGACCGATCAGCACATGTCGAGTTTGTTTCTTATTGGTGCATATCGCGACAACGAAGTTCCTGCTTCGCATCCACTGCGGCTCCTTCTCGATAGTTTGGCCAAACAGAACATACGTCCCGAAACGATTCACGTCGGGAATTTGCAGCAAACAGATGTCGCGGAATTATGTGCTGATGCATTGCATACCGAGGTTTCACTGACTGAGGAACTTGCTCACCTTATCCACGCCAAAACATTGGGCAACCCATTCTTCGTCGCACAGTTTCTGAAGCGCATCTACGCTGAAGAACTCATCTCGTTTGATCTCCAGTCGGGGCAGTGGCGTTGGGAAATCGAAGAGATTCGATGTCGGAACATTCCGGATGATGTCGTTCAGCTTATGATGGCCAAAATTGAAACGCTCTCCGACGATCTGCAGACATTGTTGAAACTCGCGGCCTGTATTGGGAACGCCTTCACGCTCGAAACATTAAATATGATTTATGATGCACCTGAAGAGCAGATTCAAAAGCTTCTCATGGAGGCTGTTGGTGAAGGGGTGATTCTTGTTCATGATGTGAAGCGGCTTCGTTTTTCTCATGATCGCATTCAACAAGCGTGTTACGTCCTTTTACAAGACGCCGAAGTCATGCACCTGAGGATCGGACGTCTCCTCCTGGAAAAAAGTGATACCACGACCAATACGAGTCGATTATTTGAGGTCGTCAACCATCTTGATGAAGCGTTAGATTTCATTTCTGATCGACAGGAACGTAATACCTTGGGCGCGCTCAACCTGGACGCTGGGCGGCGTGCAAAGGACGGAACGGCGTATGCCGCTGCCATTCGATATCTTCAGGTCGCGCGGGATTTGCTTCCTTCTGATGCTTGGGATGGTCTGTATGACCTCACTTTTTCCATTCATTGTGAACTCGCGTTGAATCTCCATTTCGGGGGAGAAACGGACAACCTCGAACATTTGTTTACCACCTTGCTTACACACGCCGCATCGCTTGAAGATACCGTGAAGGTGCATATGATTCGTATGCGGCATTATCATTTGTCTGGTGACTATAACATGGCTGTCGAAATTCAAATAGACGCCTTGGAAACGCTTGGCGTGAGAATTCGCGACAAGGAATTGCCTCGTTTACTTGAAGCAGAATTAGCGGCCGTTTCTCTCCTTCTCGGCGAACGCCGTATTGAGCAACTTGTCGATGATCGGCACATGGATTCACCTCGTCACCAAGCGATCATGGATATTCTCATGGAGATGTGGACGAGTGCATATCTCGCTTCACAGCTTGAGCTCGTTGCCTGGGCGTCGTGTAAAATGACGAGTATATCGTTGGAACACGGCAACAATCATCTCACGTCGTATGGATATATGAATTATGGTTTTGTTTGCGTGGCGTTATTGGGCCAGTACGAGACGGGGCATCGTTTCGGCACGGTTGCCATCCAATTGGCAGAACGGTTCGATGATATGCTTATGCGTGGCAAAGCCTATCTCATGTTTGCCGTGTTCATTAATCACTGGCGTGAGCCGTTGTCATCGTCTTTTGAATACTACCACAAAGCCTTTCCCTTGCTTGTAGAAAATGGGGACTGGACGTTCGCCGGGTATTGCGCGGAGTTTGTTATTTCCGATCCGATGATATTCGGTTTTCCCTGTGAGGAGCTGTACACAGAAGCGAAGCGATATATTCCTTTTCTCCAGAGTAACGCTCCGGTGGTGCTCGATGAGTTCTTTCTGCCAGCTTGTCTCAACCCGCTCTTACAGCTTCTCGGGCAGACCCAAAATGATGCCACGCTGGACGATGAGGCGTTTCAAGAAGCAGCGTTTTTACGGAATTATGCAAATAATCCTCTCGCTCTCTCCTATTTTTATGTGGTCAAACTCAGGAGTTTGTATTGGTTCGGTCATTTTGACGATGCGCTGGCCATGATTGATAGCATTGAAGTTGTCGCATCGGTCGCGCTTGCTCAGGTAAAGGTTGCTGAAGGGTATTTCTTTGCATGCTTGACAATTTTTGCCTGCTGGGAAGGACAGGACGAACAGGAGCGAACACGTTTGCTCGGCATTGTCGAACAGTATCAGGACAAGATGAAGGTTTGGGCCGAAAACAGTCCAGCAAATTTCAAGCACAAATATCTTCTTGTCGAGGCGGAACGTGCACGTGTGGAAGGCCGATACTGGGAGGCATTCACGCTCTATGAGTCGGCCATTACCGAAGCGCAACAAAGTGGCTACATCAATAATACGGCGTTAGCTCACGAGTGCTGCGCTCGATATTTACTGTCACGCGATCAGTACCGCATTGCCGCCTACCATATGACCGAAGCACGGTATACCTATCTTAAGTGGGGAGCCATCGCGAAAGCGAAACAAATAGAACGTGACTATGGAAATTTGCTGTTAAGTTCGGTTCCCTCCTCTTCCACCATGCGAGATATGACATCGACATTGACGACAACGTTATCGACCTATGAAACAACAGGTTCGCCGAACTCGCTCGATATTATTTCCATTGTGGAGGCATCGCAGAGTCTGGCCAGTGAGATTGATCTGGAGCAGCTTCTTGATACCATGATGCATATTGTGACGGAAAATGCTGGAGCGAATCGGGCAATATTGTTGCTTCCGAAGAGAGGAGACTGGCACATTCAGGCGGAAACGCGATCGGAATGGAATCGTGTCGAGATTGTATTGGATGAGACATCTCCCCGACGTTCAACGGTGGGATTCCCTTTGAGTCTGATCAATTATTGCGCTCGAAAGCAAGAACGTGTCGTGCTCAGTTCTGCCGCACAGCAGGGGGCGTTCTCTCACGATCCCTATTTTGTGGCTTCACGTATGAAGTCGGCCATGGCTCTCCCTCTCGTGCATTCCGGTATTGTCAAAAGCATGTTGTATCTTGAAAACAGCCTGACGGAAGATGCCTTTACGCAGCGTCATCTTAATGTGCTTGAGTTGCTTTCTTCGCAAATCGTCATTTCTTTGGAAAATGCGACTTTTTACAAAGAGCTTGGGCAAATGGTCGAGCAGAGGACGGCAGAACTTGTTACTGTCAATGAAGAGCTGCAGGAAGCCAATATCCGTTTGGAGCAATTGTCTCAAGTCGATGGACTGACAAACCTGTCAAACCGTCGTTTTCTTGATGAATTTGTTGATCGCGAATGGAGACGGCATGCTCGTATGGGGTACGACTTCTCTCTTATTCTCTGTGATATCGATTTCTTCAAACGATTCAATGATACGTATGGACACATTGAAGGAGATCGTTGCCTCTCTGCCATTGCCCATGCGTTACGATCTGTGATGAAACGGCCCGGAGACCTCGCGGCTCGATATGGGGGGGAAGAATTTGTCGTGGTCTTGTCTGAGACAGATATGGATGGGCTTGAGGCAATCATTCAAAAAATTCAGGATAATGTCCAAACTCTTGCCATTCCACATGAGCAATCCCCGGTGAGTCCTTGGGTAAGTCTCAGTCTTGGCGCGATGCATGTCGTCCCAACGTATGAATATAGCGTCCAGGATGCATTCTATACGGTGGATAGAAACCTATACGCAGCGAAAGCCCAAGGGCGAAATTGTGCTGTTATAACAGAGAGAATTGTTCGATGTCCGACAGGGTGA
- a CDS encoding DUF1566 domain-containing protein, which yields MIKIHCFLVLCTVLLFPAYANAMNTTYTIVDTGQNECFDNSRPIACPAEGEPFYGQDAQYDGNTPRYRDNGDGTISDINTGLMWVAARGDKMSWRDAKNNAASVTVGGYTDWRMPTIKELYSLIDFSGQLSRSATASKPFIDTRYFEFAYGETSKGERSIDCQDWSSTVYKGTTMNGSATAFGVNFADGRIKGYPKEARHGRRDTRYVRYVRGNPNYGNNDFVDNGNGTVTDQATGLMWQQNDSGTTYNWEDSLAYCENLTLGGRSDWRLPNAKELQSIVDYTRSPTTTGTAAIDPIFSTTDIQSYYWTGTTHREGPPHRDAEHAVYVAFGQAMGYFSLPRSGREPTYMDVHGAGAQRSDPKAGDPADYPQGFGPQGDDRRIFNYARCVANSI from the coding sequence ATGATAAAAATACATTGCTTTCTTGTCTTATGTACCGTTCTGCTGTTCCCGGCCTATGCGAATGCCATGAACACGACGTACACGATTGTCGACACCGGGCAGAATGAATGCTTTGACAACTCTCGTCCCATCGCGTGCCCGGCCGAAGGAGAACCATTTTATGGTCAAGACGCCCAGTATGACGGAAATACTCCGCGGTATCGTGACAATGGCGATGGAACGATCAGCGATATCAACACCGGTCTGATGTGGGTTGCGGCCCGTGGGGATAAAATGAGTTGGCGCGACGCCAAAAACAATGCAGCATCCGTTACCGTCGGCGGCTACACGGATTGGCGCATGCCCACCATTAAAGAGCTGTATTCTCTCATCGACTTCAGCGGACAATTGAGCCGATCCGCTACAGCGTCGAAACCCTTTATCGACACCCGATACTTCGAATTCGCTTATGGTGAGACATCAAAGGGAGAGCGCTCCATCGATTGTCAGGATTGGTCTTCCACGGTGTACAAGGGAACTACCATGAATGGAAGCGCAACGGCTTTCGGGGTCAATTTTGCCGATGGTCGTATCAAGGGCTATCCGAAGGAAGCACGGCACGGTCGACGTGACACGCGCTATGTCCGATACGTTCGGGGCAACCCAAACTATGGGAACAATGACTTCGTGGACAATGGAAACGGAACGGTCACAGATCAGGCAACCGGCCTGATGTGGCAACAAAATGATAGCGGCACAACCTATAATTGGGAAGACAGTCTGGCATATTGCGAAAATCTGACTTTGGGCGGACGAAGCGACTGGCGATTGCCCAATGCCAAGGAACTGCAATCCATTGTGGACTACACACGAAGCCCGACCACCACAGGAACGGCGGCCATTGACCCAATCTTCTCAACCACCGATATCCAGTCGTATTACTGGACAGGCACCACTCACCGCGAAGGCCCGCCCCATCGGGATGCTGAACACGCTGTCTATGTGGCCTTTGGCCAGGCCATGGGATACTTTTCCCTTCCGCGTAGTGGAAGAGAACCCACGTACATGGATGTTCATGGAGCCGGAGCACAACGAAGCGATCCCAAGGCCGGAGATCCTGCCGACTATCCTCAAGGGTTTGGCCCACAAGGTGACGATCGACGAATTTTCAACTACGCCCGCTGCGTCGCCAACTCAATCTGA
- a CDS encoding efflux RND transporter permease subunit — MISRFFLGRPVFSMVISLVILLAGAAAMTSLPIAQYPEIVPPEVNVAAVYPGASPEVIASTVAAPLEQKINGVENMLYMRSTSAGDGTLSMSITFAVGTDPDQNTINVNNRVQAALTSLPEEVRRQGVTVTKKSSSILQVIAFYSPNGRYNSVYMSNYVLVNIIDELKRLPGVGDANIFGAKDYSMRVWLRPDKLAQLDLTPTDVANAISEQNAQYAVGRIGAEPSDPKNPVAMNYMVTTKGRLLDPAEFGNIILRALPDGSILRLKDVARVELGAKDYNTITKFTENPSVVIGIYLSPGANALQTADFVRAKLAELKSRLPDGISYKIPVDTTTFVRVSIEEVVHTLVEAMILVFLVVFLFLQNFRATLIPCLAAPVSIVGTFAGMYALGFTINTLTLFGMVLAIGIVVDDAIVVLENVERIMTTEKLSPRKATAKAMDEVSGPVIAIVLVLCAVFIPTAFMSGLTGQMYKQFAVTIAVSVIISGLVALTLTPALCAMLLKPTHAKPNVVFRVFNKVFDGITSVYSAGVGFLVRRWAIALLLFLGLCAATGYIFTQTPGGFVPDEDQGYVIALNILPEGTALPATEEADDTLDKMNIKDPSVLDIVSITGLNLLSFTSQSNYGTSFIPLKPWDERKKESESSFALVGRIFGRGASIPKTMTLAFNPPAISGMSTTGGFEGYLQSRGDADVDTLAAMAAKLAAEANKRPELSHITTTFRTSTPQFHIELDRERAKALGVPVSDVFAALQATFGAYYVNDFNKLGRTFKVQIQSETEFRDRPEDLHDVFVRSNTGEMIPLTALATIEQSSGPEVMERFNVFPAAKIMGGPADGYTSAEALTVMEQVAKEVLPPDYALTWSGSAYQEKAAQGSSLLIFGMSIIMVIFILAAQYERWSLPLAVVLAVPFALFGAILAVYFRGLSNDIYFQIALVTLIGLAAKNAILIVEFAVIQVKEGVSIDAAALKAASLRFRPIIMTSLAFILGCLPLAISTGAGANSRHAIGTGVIGGMLGATVIAPLFVPVFFKIIMRMAGLKKTETEEE; from the coding sequence ATGATTTCCCGTTTTTTTCTGGGTCGCCCTGTTTTTTCCATGGTCATCTCCCTGGTCATTCTTTTGGCTGGGGCGGCAGCCATGACATCCTTACCCATTGCACAATATCCTGAGATTGTTCCTCCTGAGGTCAATGTTGCGGCCGTCTATCCAGGGGCCAGTCCAGAAGTCATTGCCTCCACCGTTGCCGCTCCCCTGGAGCAAAAGATCAACGGGGTGGAAAACATGTTGTACATGCGCTCTACGAGCGCCGGTGACGGAACGCTTTCAATGAGCATTACCTTCGCCGTTGGCACTGACCCGGACCAAAACACCATCAACGTCAACAACCGCGTCCAGGCTGCACTGACCTCCTTGCCGGAAGAAGTGCGCCGCCAGGGCGTCACCGTTACCAAAAAGTCCTCCAGCATTCTCCAGGTCATCGCATTTTATTCACCAAATGGCCGGTACAACTCGGTCTACATGAGCAACTACGTTCTGGTGAACATCATTGATGAACTGAAACGTCTCCCTGGTGTCGGTGATGCCAACATTTTCGGTGCCAAAGACTATTCAATGCGTGTCTGGCTGCGACCGGATAAACTGGCCCAGCTTGATCTCACCCCGACGGATGTTGCCAATGCTATTTCTGAACAGAATGCGCAGTATGCCGTCGGCCGTATCGGCGCGGAACCATCCGATCCCAAGAATCCTGTGGCCATGAACTATATGGTCACAACCAAAGGCCGACTTCTTGATCCGGCCGAATTCGGCAACATCATTTTACGCGCCCTCCCCGATGGATCCATTCTGCGACTGAAGGACGTTGCGCGAGTGGAACTGGGGGCCAAAGATTACAACACCATTACGAAATTCACGGAAAATCCATCGGTCGTCATTGGGATTTACCTCTCTCCTGGTGCCAACGCACTGCAGACGGCGGACTTTGTCAGAGCCAAGTTGGCGGAGCTCAAATCCCGCCTCCCCGACGGAATCTCCTATAAAATTCCTGTCGATACAACGACGTTTGTCCGTGTGTCCATTGAGGAAGTCGTGCATACCCTCGTTGAGGCCATGATCCTTGTCTTTCTCGTGGTATTTCTCTTTCTGCAGAACTTCAGGGCGACACTCATCCCCTGCCTGGCGGCCCCAGTTTCCATTGTGGGGACATTCGCCGGGATGTACGCGTTAGGATTTACCATCAATACCTTGACGCTGTTCGGGATGGTTTTGGCTATCGGAATTGTCGTTGACGATGCCATCGTTGTCTTGGAGAACGTCGAGCGCATCATGACCACCGAGAAGCTCTCCCCGAGAAAAGCGACGGCCAAGGCCATGGATGAAGTCTCCGGACCAGTCATCGCTATCGTCCTTGTGCTGTGCGCCGTTTTTATCCCAACAGCCTTCATGAGCGGTTTAACTGGTCAGATGTACAAACAGTTTGCGGTTACGATTGCGGTTTCGGTCATCATATCAGGTCTTGTCGCGCTCACGTTAACACCGGCATTGTGCGCCATGTTGCTGAAACCGACGCATGCCAAACCCAATGTCGTCTTTCGCGTGTTTAACAAGGTTTTCGACGGTATCACCTCCGTCTATTCCGCAGGCGTTGGCTTCCTGGTGCGACGATGGGCAATCGCCCTCCTGCTCTTTCTCGGCCTGTGCGCCGCCACGGGATACATCTTTACCCAAACCCCCGGTGGATTTGTTCCCGACGAAGACCAGGGCTATGTCATTGCGCTCAACATTCTTCCCGAAGGCACGGCCTTACCGGCAACGGAAGAAGCGGACGACACCCTTGATAAGATGAATATCAAAGACCCCTCGGTTCTGGATATCGTTTCCATTACCGGTCTGAACCTGCTTTCGTTTACCAGCCAATCCAACTATGGCACATCGTTTATTCCGCTCAAACCGTGGGATGAACGCAAAAAAGAGAGCGAAAGTTCCTTTGCTTTGGTAGGACGCATTTTTGGACGTGGTGCGTCTATCCCCAAAACCATGACGCTCGCATTCAACCCCCCGGCCATTTCGGGTATGAGTACAACTGGTGGTTTTGAAGGATATCTCCAAAGCCGTGGCGATGCCGATGTTGACACGCTGGCAGCCATGGCCGCCAAGCTCGCGGCAGAAGCGAATAAGCGCCCAGAGCTTAGCCACATCACGACCACGTTCCGCACAAGCACGCCACAATTCCATATCGAGCTTGATCGCGAGCGCGCCAAAGCCTTAGGTGTTCCCGTCAGCGATGTGTTTGCCGCACTCCAGGCGACATTCGGCGCATATTACGTCAACGACTTCAACAAGCTCGGCCGAACCTTCAAAGTGCAGATTCAATCCGAAACCGAATTCCGCGATCGGCCTGAAGATTTGCACGATGTGTTTGTTCGTTCAAACACCGGTGAGATGATTCCCCTGACCGCGTTGGCGACGATTGAACAGAGTTCCGGCCCTGAAGTCATGGAACGATTCAACGTTTTCCCGGCCGCCAAAATTATGGGCGGGCCGGCAGATGGGTACACATCGGCTGAAGCCTTGACGGTTATGGAACAGGTGGCCAAAGAGGTGTTGCCCCCAGACTATGCCCTGACCTGGTCGGGATCAGCCTACCAGGAAAAAGCGGCGCAGGGCTCCTCTCTGCTCATCTTCGGCATGAGTATCATTATGGTTATTTTCATTCTCGCTGCGCAATACGAACGCTGGTCGTTGCCACTTGCTGTAGTTCTCGCCGTCCCGTTCGCTCTGTTCGGTGCCATTTTAGCGGTGTATTTCCGTGGCTTGTCGAATGACATCTATTTTCAGATTGCGCTTGTTACTCTTATCGGGTTGGCTGCAAAAAACGCCATTCTAATCGTGGAATTTGCGGTGATTCAGGTCAAGGAAGGGGTAAGTATCGACGCAGCGGCCCTCAAAGCGGCAAGCCTGCGCTTTCGCCCCATTATCATGACCTCATTGGCATTCATCCTCGGTTGTCTGCCACTGGCCATTTCCACCGGCGCTGGAGCGAATAGCCGGCACGCGATCGGAACCGGCGTTATCGGAGGCATGCTCGGCGCCACCGTCATTGCCCCCCTCTTTGTGCCGGTCTTCTTTAAGATCATTATGCGTATGGCTGGCTTGAAGAAGACGGAGACCGAGGAAGAGTAG